From the Bacillus sp. FJAT-22090 genome, the window TTTTCATATTCTGCTTCTGTTTCCGAAACATCAATATCAAACGAGGCATCAATTGCATCTTTATGTTCTGCAGTATCAATATCTAAATCAAATGCTTGGAATCCAAATTCGCTCTGGGCATCATCTGCAGATGGAGCATTTTCCATTTCTTCATTATCCCCACATGCTCCTAGAAACAGTGCAATAGATAATAACGAACTCCCATATAATGCATACCTTTTCTTCATAGCCAAATCTCCCTCTTATACATAAATGATTTTCTAAACTTAGGTTATCCAAAAGTATAGAAGGATAAACGTTTAATCTGGATAACGCTTTTCGCTGGATGAAGTAGACTTTGTTGCACGATGATCTTTTTCATCCTTTACCTTTTCATTTAATTCTTCCACAGGTATCGGATCAACTGTTTGCATATCTTCATCTATATCGAATAGACTTTCCTTTTCAGTATCGACTAAATCGGGATTATCCAATCGACGACCTTCTTTGCGTTCACGATCTTCAGATGATTTCTTCGTCATATTTTTCGCTCCCTTTATATATAAATTTGTTATTAATTGTATAACCTTTTTTACCTACACTAAACATTTTCTAAAAACAAGATTTGTAGTTTACAAATTTTAAATTGGGGGAATCTATTTAATTAACAAAACATTTTTTTGAAAGGGGTAATTCATATGAAAAAAAATAC encodes:
- a CDS encoding YusW family protein — protein: MKKRYALYGSSLLSIALFLGACGDNEEMENAPSADDAQSEFGFQAFDLDIDTAEHKDAIDASFDIDVSETEAEYENKLESKKLVGDEAYEALKPIFKDLALTKDLNKEETIEKVSKAFGVEDYTEFELEIEFSDGDTQEFTDRK